One segment of Rhodopirellula baltica SH 1 DNA contains the following:
- a CDS encoding VanZ family protein gives MQPVTKLRLLGFRLAVIALAAYWTAIFIGTHLPKMPKALPSVNDKVMHFTAFFGLAMLLCYCTTSTRVWRRFPIIVAMCLVYACVDELTQSLVRGRHSDVMDFLADAAGTLTAVILYATVRWAWLSHRESSDPVRSPSAT, from the coding sequence ATGCAACCGGTCACCAAACTTCGACTGCTCGGCTTTCGATTGGCTGTGATCGCGTTGGCCGCCTACTGGACCGCCATCTTCATCGGCACTCATCTACCAAAGATGCCAAAGGCGTTGCCGTCGGTGAACGACAAAGTGATGCACTTCACGGCCTTCTTTGGGCTGGCGATGTTGCTCTGCTATTGCACGACCTCCACACGGGTGTGGCGTCGGTTTCCGATCATTGTGGCGATGTGCTTGGTGTACGCCTGCGTCGACGAATTGACACAATCGCTCGTGCGTGGCCGACATTCCGATGTGATGGATTTCCTAGCCGACGCTGCGGGAACGCTGACGGCCGTGATCCTGTACGCGACGGTCCGCTGGGCTTGGCTCAGCCATCGCGAATCGTCCGATCCAGTCCGCTCGCCGTCGGCGACTTGA
- a CDS encoding tetratricopeptide repeat protein encodes MSASLESNLAAADEPSRSTNSLVTAMLAAALFALTMIAYLPAIQGGFIWDDDDYVTENPTLHTINGLIAIWTDPSATPQYYPIVHSSFWIENHLWGLNPMGYHLVNVIVHCISALLLWRVLSRFSVPGAYVAALLFAVHPMHVESVAWITERKNVLSGLFTLLTILCWLRYWDFTQPEIADESAPRNRRWYALALLCFIAALLSKTVASTLPAALIVMIWWKRGTVRLRDVAVLAPFFVIGIGMGLLTVWLEKFQVGASGIDWELSPWQRVLIAGRALWFYAGKLVWPTELIFTYPRWEIDVTSWSQNAFPIAAVAVMVTLFLMRHRLGRGPIAAVCLYAGTLFPALGFFDVYPMRFSFVADHFAYMASVPLIALIVGVVATWLQSKEQDDEEEYGLGRHLPKLMAGGAALLLATVAFSQATIYSGLEVLWRDTLEKNPNSFMAHNNLGALLNRRGDYLEAETHLRRSLEIKPNFADSVINLAQARQNLGDLEEALSLYTRATELNPGLAEAYNGLGATQGMMGDFEASEATLKQAIEIDPNYANSYGNLATLRSAQGRNEEAIELFQKAVQLAPERMDHRTNLGRVLMSAQRWEDASKVWQSVLDESPEDVSALLNLGVIAANQQRTEDAIGYFERVLEIVPNHLSATYNLGAMHDALGNTSEAEQYFRRAERLQPQQQ; translated from the coding sequence ATGAGCGCCAGCCTGGAATCGAATCTTGCCGCGGCAGACGAGCCATCTCGCAGCACCAACTCGCTTGTGACTGCGATGTTAGCTGCGGCACTCTTCGCATTGACCATGATCGCCTACCTGCCTGCAATCCAAGGTGGTTTCATTTGGGATGACGACGACTACGTCACCGAGAATCCGACGCTCCACACGATCAACGGTCTGATTGCGATCTGGACGGATCCGTCAGCGACGCCGCAGTACTATCCCATCGTTCACAGTTCGTTCTGGATTGAGAATCATCTGTGGGGCCTGAATCCGATGGGTTATCACTTGGTCAACGTGATTGTCCACTGCATCAGTGCGTTGCTGCTTTGGCGTGTGCTGTCACGTTTCTCAGTGCCGGGTGCCTACGTCGCGGCGTTGCTCTTTGCAGTTCACCCGATGCACGTCGAATCCGTCGCATGGATCACCGAACGAAAGAACGTTCTATCCGGGTTGTTCACATTGCTGACGATTCTTTGTTGGCTGAGGTACTGGGACTTCACTCAACCCGAGATCGCAGATGAGTCCGCGCCCCGGAACCGACGTTGGTACGCACTGGCACTGCTGTGCTTCATTGCAGCTTTGTTGAGCAAGACCGTCGCGTCCACGCTGCCTGCCGCGTTGATTGTGATGATCTGGTGGAAACGTGGCACGGTTCGTCTGCGAGACGTTGCCGTCCTGGCTCCATTCTTCGTGATCGGGATCGGAATGGGATTGCTGACCGTTTGGTTGGAAAAGTTTCAGGTGGGCGCTAGCGGCATCGACTGGGAACTATCCCCATGGCAGCGAGTCTTGATCGCGGGCAGAGCCCTTTGGTTTTACGCGGGAAAACTGGTTTGGCCGACCGAGTTGATCTTCACCTACCCGCGATGGGAAATTGACGTCACGTCATGGTCCCAAAACGCATTCCCGATCGCAGCCGTTGCCGTCATGGTCACGTTGTTTTTGATGCGTCATCGGCTGGGACGTGGCCCAATCGCAGCGGTTTGCTTGTATGCCGGAACGCTGTTTCCCGCTTTGGGTTTCTTTGATGTTTACCCCATGCGTTTCTCTTTTGTCGCCGACCACTTTGCTTACATGGCCAGTGTTCCATTGATCGCATTGATCGTTGGCGTGGTGGCAACTTGGCTTCAATCCAAAGAACAGGACGACGAAGAAGAATATGGGCTGGGCCGACACCTTCCCAAGTTGATGGCAGGCGGCGCAGCGTTGCTGTTGGCCACGGTGGCGTTTAGCCAAGCGACGATTTACAGCGGACTGGAAGTCCTTTGGCGAGACACCCTGGAGAAGAACCCGAACTCGTTCATGGCTCACAACAATTTGGGTGCCTTGCTGAACCGACGTGGCGACTACCTCGAGGCCGAAACACACCTGCGTCGCTCGTTGGAAATCAAACCGAACTTCGCCGACTCAGTCATCAACTTGGCTCAAGCACGTCAAAACCTGGGTGACCTGGAGGAAGCATTGTCACTCTACACCCGTGCCACCGAACTGAACCCTGGACTCGCCGAAGCTTACAACGGATTGGGCGCGACCCAGGGAATGATGGGTGACTTTGAAGCGTCCGAGGCGACACTGAAACAAGCCATTGAAATTGATCCGAACTACGCCAACTCATACGGGAATCTAGCGACGCTTCGTTCGGCGCAAGGACGCAACGAGGAGGCGATCGAATTGTTTCAGAAGGCGGTGCAACTCGCTCCCGAGCGAATGGATCATCGCACCAACCTTGGTCGAGTGTTGATGTCGGCCCAGCGGTGGGAAGACGCTAGCAAGGTGTGGCAGAGCGTCCTGGACGAATCCCCGGAAGACGTCAGCGCACTTTTGAACTTGGGCGTGATCGCGGCAAATCAACAACGGACCGAAGACGCCATCGGCTACTTCGAGCGCGTGCTAGAAATCGTCCCCAATCACCTGAGTGCAACCTACAACCTTGGCGCGATGCACGATGCACTGGGGAATACGAGCGAAGCTGAGCAGTACTTTCGACGAGCCGAGCGTCTTCAACCTCAGCAACAGTAG
- a CDS encoding DinB family protein — protein sequence MQASVTASRSKSRRPGDDELSLDYHRELVSRVPGQCVLQAMDDQLHWVCELAGSLSAEQIDKVHKPYTWTIRQVVEHCVDAERIGGDRMLRIAAGDQGNQPAWDENAYAAARFGLGNMRELISELGFCRQANTTLLRRINPRAWDNVGTVDGNRISVRGMAWVTAGHLLHHLEIIEQRCDVHVSRGPQMI from the coding sequence ATGCAAGCAAGCGTTACCGCGAGTCGTTCCAAAAGTCGCCGCCCAGGCGACGACGAACTATCGCTCGACTATCACCGTGAACTAGTCAGTCGTGTTCCTGGCCAGTGCGTCCTGCAGGCCATGGACGACCAACTGCATTGGGTTTGCGAGTTGGCCGGTAGTCTCTCGGCAGAGCAGATCGATAAGGTTCACAAGCCTTACACTTGGACGATTCGTCAGGTGGTCGAGCACTGCGTTGATGCGGAGCGAATTGGTGGTGATCGAATGTTGCGGATTGCGGCGGGAGATCAGGGCAACCAACCCGCGTGGGATGAGAACGCTTACGCCGCGGCACGCTTCGGGTTGGGAAACATGCGAGAGCTGATTTCTGAACTCGGGTTCTGCCGGCAAGCCAACACCACGTTGCTGCGGCGAATCAATCCGCGAGCTTGGGACAATGTCGGCACGGTCGATGGCAATCGCATCAGTGTCCGCGGGATGGCTTGGGTGACCGCCGGGCACTTGCTGCATCACTTGGAAATCATTGAACAGCGATGTGATGTTCACGTTTCTCGTGGTCCTCAAATGATATGA
- the tadA gene encoding tRNA adenosine(34) deaminase TadA encodes MSLDPLDIDRHWMQRAIEMAQSAALEDEVPVGAIIVRSGTAIAAAANQREALHDPTAHAEMIAITQAAASIENWRLEQTTLYVTLEPCLMCAGAILQARVPRVVFGASDPKAGAVTSLYEVLTDSRLNHRCEITHGVMAEQCGHLLTEFFSAKRALGKK; translated from the coding sequence ATGAGTTTGGATCCTCTGGATATCGATCGTCACTGGATGCAGCGGGCGATCGAGATGGCTCAGTCTGCCGCGTTGGAAGACGAGGTTCCGGTCGGAGCCATCATCGTGCGGTCGGGAACGGCGATTGCCGCCGCGGCGAATCAACGAGAAGCCTTGCATGATCCAACCGCTCACGCGGAAATGATCGCCATCACCCAAGCGGCCGCGTCGATCGAAAATTGGCGGCTGGAACAAACCACGTTGTATGTGACGCTCGAACCGTGCTTGATGTGCGCAGGTGCAATCCTGCAAGCTCGCGTGCCCCGGGTGGTGTTTGGCGCCAGCGATCCCAAGGCGGGGGCGGTGACCAGTTTGTATGAAGTGCTGACGGATTCTCGTCTCAACCATCGTTGCGAAATCACGCATGGCGTGATGGCGGAACAGTGCGGCCATTTATTAACCGAGTTCTTCTCTGCCAAGCGTGCATTGGGGAAAAAGTAG
- a CDS encoding tetratricopeptide repeat protein, with product MPLSNQPIQSETMTMITRPRQTLSTLLICFLSLSCLVSPIAVAQSPSMDHSDRHKQSIERAQSSLRADTPGSANREVALADALLRGGKVDESIPHYESAIKQSPELRPYLWQYGIALFFTGRFDDGRELFEAHRRVNPNDVENAAWQFLCEAKANDIESARKLLLPAPGDRRVPMSEILDRLPGGDGTQIEAAVEAIDHPTSRQSARFYADLYLGLIADAENKPEEAQRFMRRAAETPMTHYMADVARVYADHLQCSSKPVER from the coding sequence ATGCCACTTTCCAATCAGCCAATCCAATCCGAAACAATGACCATGATCACTCGTCCTCGTCAAACGCTCAGCACACTCCTGATTTGCTTTCTCTCGCTATCATGCTTGGTCAGTCCCATCGCGGTTGCACAATCGCCCAGCATGGATCACTCGGACCGTCATAAGCAATCGATCGAACGAGCGCAATCTAGTTTGCGAGCTGATACCCCCGGGTCCGCGAATCGGGAGGTCGCATTGGCGGATGCGTTGCTTCGCGGTGGCAAAGTGGACGAGTCCATTCCTCACTATGAAAGCGCGATCAAGCAATCTCCGGAATTGCGGCCATACCTTTGGCAGTACGGAATCGCTCTGTTCTTCACCGGACGTTTTGATGATGGACGGGAATTGTTCGAGGCTCATCGACGCGTGAACCCCAACGACGTCGAAAATGCAGCATGGCAATTTCTTTGCGAAGCCAAAGCCAACGACATTGAGTCGGCTCGCAAACTGTTGTTGCCTGCCCCAGGCGACAGAAGAGTTCCGATGTCAGAGATCCTTGATCGCCTGCCAGGTGGCGATGGGACACAAATCGAAGCCGCGGTGGAAGCAATCGATCATCCGACGTCCAGGCAGTCCGCTCGTTTCTACGCCGATTTGTACCTGGGGCTGATTGCGGATGCGGAGAACAAACCGGAAGAAGCTCAGCGGTTCATGAGGCGGGCGGCCGAGACACCTATGACCCACTACATGGCCGACGTGGCTCGTGTTTATGCCGATCACCTGCAATGTTCGTCCAAACCTGTAGAACGCTAG
- a CDS encoding family 16 glycoside hydrolase translates to MRRQSTPSINLASIPASRAFFAALVLALVPSSAFCQSAETPPTAAKGAPAAEKAGHSDVKWRPLSEKWEDAHFGGDGEVTRENWKKKPEGTAEKRPGDGRLFRLGMGDPLTGIRWAGEFPKENYELRLQARRTDGFDFFAAVTFPVGKEHCSFVLGGWGGGVVGISSIDGNDASSNETTGYKDFKNKQWYNIRMRVDEENVTVWIDDSEWSSVNRSEHTFDIRIEMDPCLPVGIANFQCESEVRGIEIRSLASATRDDASAKGTTEAKAAGNP, encoded by the coding sequence GTGCGTCGGCAATCCACTCCTTCGATCAATCTGGCTTCGATTCCAGCGTCGCGGGCATTCTTCGCGGCGCTCGTGCTCGCACTTGTCCCATCTTCCGCATTTTGCCAGTCCGCGGAAACTCCCCCAACTGCCGCCAAGGGTGCCCCGGCTGCGGAAAAAGCTGGGCATTCGGACGTGAAATGGCGTCCCCTGTCGGAGAAATGGGAGGATGCCCACTTTGGTGGCGACGGCGAAGTCACTCGAGAAAATTGGAAGAAGAAACCCGAGGGCACGGCCGAGAAGCGTCCCGGAGACGGAAGACTTTTCCGTTTGGGGATGGGCGACCCGCTGACTGGAATCCGTTGGGCGGGTGAGTTTCCGAAAGAAAACTACGAACTGCGGCTGCAAGCCCGTCGGACCGATGGATTCGACTTCTTTGCCGCGGTGACATTTCCCGTTGGCAAAGAACACTGCAGCTTTGTGCTGGGTGGCTGGGGCGGTGGCGTTGTTGGAATCAGCAGCATCGACGGCAACGATGCATCAAGCAATGAAACGACCGGCTACAAAGACTTCAAAAACAAGCAGTGGTACAACATTCGAATGCGCGTCGACGAAGAGAACGTGACGGTCTGGATTGATGACTCCGAATGGAGTAGCGTGAACCGATCCGAGCACACGTTCGATATTCGCATCGAAATGGATCCATGCCTGCCGGTGGGGATCGCCAATTTTCAGTGCGAGAGCGAAGTGCGAGGGATCGAGATTCGCAGTCTAGCCAGCGCCACGCGTGACGATGCGTCCGCGAAAGGAACCACCGAGGCGAAAGCGGCGGGCAACCCATGA
- a CDS encoding ion transporter, translating to MSTATEKVLRRRLIQRPAESGLRQTLYDVIFEADSPLGRGFDIGLLVAIIASIVLVSLETVPEYGLQRDPNSEVPVSSLAIWFWVLEWFLTILFTIEYVLRLYCVRHPLKYAFSFWGIVDLLSILPNYLAIFVQYSAKSFVILRSVRLLRVFRVLKLWRMMSQADELADAVWKSREKIIVFLAVVLVAVTISGTLMYQIETVLMGQYHDSDFTSIPQSMYWAIVTMTTVGYGDVVPHTTIGKIISAALILLGYSLIIVPTGFVSAELTSKIAGAAEHHPCPQCGLPNHRSGAVHCDRCGHRLDEAILPEPAPEATPT from the coding sequence ATGAGTACCGCGACCGAGAAAGTGTTGCGGCGTCGATTGATCCAGCGTCCCGCGGAGTCCGGTTTGCGGCAGACGCTCTACGACGTGATCTTCGAGGCTGATTCACCACTCGGTCGAGGTTTCGATATCGGGTTGTTGGTCGCCATCATCGCCAGCATTGTGCTGGTGTCGCTCGAGACCGTGCCCGAGTATGGACTGCAACGTGATCCGAACTCTGAGGTTCCGGTCAGTTCTCTGGCGATATGGTTTTGGGTGTTGGAATGGTTTCTCACCATTCTGTTCACGATTGAATATGTGCTCCGTCTGTACTGCGTACGTCATCCGCTGAAGTACGCCTTCAGTTTTTGGGGGATCGTGGACTTGCTGAGTATCCTGCCAAATTATTTGGCGATTTTTGTCCAGTATTCAGCTAAGTCGTTTGTCATCCTCCGCAGCGTCAGGTTGCTGCGAGTCTTTCGAGTGTTGAAGCTTTGGCGAATGATGAGCCAAGCCGATGAGTTGGCAGATGCGGTTTGGAAATCACGAGAAAAGATCATTGTCTTTTTGGCGGTGGTGTTGGTCGCCGTCACCATCAGCGGCACGTTGATGTACCAGATCGAAACGGTGTTGATGGGCCAGTACCACGACAGCGATTTCACCTCGATTCCGCAGTCGATGTACTGGGCGATCGTGACCATGACCACGGTTGGTTATGGAGACGTTGTCCCGCACACCACGATCGGCAAGATCATTTCAGCCGCTCTGATTCTGCTTGGTTACTCGTTAATCATCGTTCCAACCGGATTTGTCAGTGCGGAATTGACCAGCAAGATTGCTGGCGCGGCGGAGCACCATCCGTGCCCGCAGTGTGGTTTGCCAAACCATCGATCCGGAGCGGTTCACTGCGATCGTTGCGGGCATCGATTGGATGAAGCGATCCTTCCAGAACCGGCCCCCGAAGCGACGCCGACATAG
- a CDS encoding sulfatase family protein codes for MRSDSTWISLHSRLRLSQSNLSLRAIAILAVGLVCLSVSTRRAVAQQNPVIGSTDTRPNVIIVYTDDQGFGDVSSMNPDAKFETPNMDRLAKEGLTFTNAHSSDSVCTPSRYGLLTGRYSWRTTLKRGVMNAEGKCLIADDRMTLASFLRDEGYQTGMVGKWHLGMQFPGSPKKRDWSQPVRDMPLDKGFDHFFGIPASLNYGVLAWFDGRHAAVPPKSWTGKKPNKRHVDYRIMPPYQETETEARKRFKNTTIEVADDFVDNQCLTRFTDEAIEWITEATATPGNESASNAPPFFLYLPLTSPHYPVCPLPEYWGQGDCGGYGEFMIETDHHLGRLLKHLEANGLTDNTLVILTSDNGPEKSWKQRIDDFGHHSNGSYRGGKRDIYEGGHRVPMLARWPNGIKQPGRISDALVGQVDLLATVAELLGRPLPDEAAEDSHSFASILLDPSYEHHRVPLINHGVRGEFAITAGDWKWIAPRRDNDEGELYNLANDPSESQDISSDHPTVVRRLRNALTKIVVNGRSTSGDPQPNDTGHWEDLRWMEPSEYTNTQP; via the coding sequence ATGCGCTCGGATTCAACCTGGATTTCACTTCACTCGCGACTTCGGTTGTCCCAATCGAATCTTAGCCTTCGCGCAATCGCGATTCTGGCCGTTGGTTTGGTTTGCTTGTCTGTCTCGACTCGCAGGGCGGTCGCTCAGCAAAACCCGGTGATCGGTTCGACCGACACTCGTCCCAATGTGATCATCGTCTACACCGATGACCAGGGTTTCGGGGATGTCAGCAGCATGAACCCCGATGCAAAATTCGAGACGCCCAATATGGACCGCCTCGCAAAAGAAGGGCTGACGTTTACAAACGCTCATTCCAGCGACAGTGTTTGCACCCCTTCTCGCTACGGATTGCTGACCGGCCGCTACAGTTGGCGAACAACGCTCAAACGTGGCGTGATGAATGCCGAAGGAAAGTGTTTGATCGCGGACGATCGGATGACTCTTGCGTCGTTTCTTCGCGACGAAGGGTATCAGACCGGCATGGTCGGTAAATGGCATCTTGGAATGCAGTTTCCTGGCTCACCCAAAAAGCGAGACTGGTCGCAACCCGTTCGCGACATGCCACTCGACAAAGGCTTTGATCACTTCTTTGGAATCCCCGCCTCATTGAACTACGGAGTGCTGGCGTGGTTTGACGGTCGCCACGCAGCGGTTCCTCCAAAGTCTTGGACCGGAAAAAAGCCAAACAAACGGCACGTCGATTATCGCATCATGCCTCCCTACCAGGAGACGGAGACCGAAGCTCGAAAGCGTTTCAAGAACACCACCATCGAGGTCGCAGATGACTTTGTCGACAATCAATGCTTGACTCGTTTCACCGACGAAGCCATTGAGTGGATCACGGAAGCAACCGCCACACCGGGCAACGAATCAGCGTCGAACGCACCGCCATTTTTCCTGTACCTGCCACTGACTTCGCCGCACTATCCAGTGTGCCCACTGCCCGAGTATTGGGGGCAGGGGGATTGTGGCGGCTATGGCGAGTTCATGATCGAAACGGACCACCACCTTGGACGCTTGCTCAAACACTTGGAAGCCAACGGATTGACCGACAACACGCTCGTCATTCTGACCAGCGACAACGGTCCCGAAAAATCATGGAAGCAACGCATCGATGACTTCGGTCATCACAGCAATGGTTCTTATCGAGGGGGCAAACGCGATATCTACGAAGGCGGCCACCGTGTCCCCATGCTCGCCCGGTGGCCCAACGGCATCAAGCAACCCGGCCGAATCAGTGATGCGTTGGTCGGACAAGTCGACTTATTGGCGACCGTGGCCGAACTGCTTGGCCGACCGTTGCCCGACGAAGCTGCTGAAGACAGCCACAGCTTTGCATCAATTTTGCTCGACCCGTCCTACGAACATCACCGAGTTCCGTTGATCAACCATGGCGTACGAGGCGAATTCGCAATCACCGCGGGCGACTGGAAATGGATCGCACCAAGGCGAGACAACGATGAAGGAGAACTCTACAACCTCGCCAACGACCCATCGGAATCCCAAGACATCTCATCGGATCACCCAACGGTTGTTCGCCGCTTGCGAAATGCTCTCACAAAGATCGTTGTGAACGGGCGAAGCACTTCCGGCGATCCTCAACCAAACGACACCGGTCACTGGGAGGATCTTCGTTGGATGGAACCTTCGGAGTACACCAACACCCAACCCTGA
- a CDS encoding leucine-rich repeat domain-containing protein, with the protein MTFHRLYLTGLLLGGLTLTGCSRSNSDAEPKTPEVDETVVNVPVQATPDDPEAVAALTEAGYILTKNDDGNVVEFSIANQKGGIEESLQHLRGIPNTTEATFNGPGIDDAGMENLKSLANLKRLTLADTAITDQTLKTVGEMTSLDALFLRRTGVTDEGLELLTGLSKLRAIDLRNTNIGDAGMDSLAKIKTLIDVKLEKSKVTDEGLVKLAPLPLKSINFNYCTTINGPTMKMLGQTPTLENLQGDYSKINDESMAELKGLSKLKRLRIRGCDVTGEGIQHIAGNKALARFELRDSSVDDDGLKVISQLPAVTHVDISECRLASPEGIAQLGKLTGLTYLGLWETKTNDETLAGFGDLVNLEELNLKSTAVTDESLPVLMKMTKLKTLNVAGTQLGDDSFLELAKLPNLKSMNVANTSIGFDVIDTLAENHPDLQVIEFEN; encoded by the coding sequence ATGACCTTTCATCGTTTGTATTTGACCGGACTGCTTCTCGGTGGTTTGACTCTGACCGGTTGTTCCCGCTCCAACTCCGACGCGGAACCGAAAACGCCGGAAGTTGATGAAACAGTGGTCAATGTTCCCGTGCAAGCGACGCCAGACGATCCCGAAGCGGTGGCCGCTCTGACCGAAGCCGGTTACATCCTGACGAAAAACGACGACGGCAACGTGGTGGAGTTTTCCATCGCCAATCAAAAAGGTGGCATTGAGGAATCCCTGCAACACCTCCGTGGCATTCCGAACACCACGGAGGCAACGTTTAACGGTCCCGGCATTGATGACGCGGGAATGGAAAATTTGAAATCGCTTGCCAATCTGAAACGCTTAACGCTGGCGGACACCGCAATCACGGACCAGACACTTAAAACTGTGGGCGAGATGACCTCGCTGGATGCATTGTTTCTGCGACGCACCGGAGTCACGGATGAGGGTTTGGAGTTGCTCACTGGATTGAGCAAATTGCGAGCAATCGATTTGCGGAACACGAACATCGGTGATGCCGGCATGGATTCGCTCGCCAAGATCAAAACATTGATCGATGTGAAGTTGGAAAAGTCAAAGGTGACCGACGAAGGTTTGGTCAAACTCGCTCCGTTGCCACTGAAGTCCATCAACTTCAACTACTGCACGACGATCAATGGGCCGACGATGAAAATGCTGGGTCAGACTCCGACACTCGAGAATCTGCAGGGGGACTATTCCAAAATCAATGACGAATCGATGGCTGAACTCAAAGGGCTTTCCAAACTCAAACGACTGCGGATTCGCGGCTGTGATGTGACCGGGGAAGGCATCCAACACATCGCCGGCAACAAGGCTCTCGCACGATTCGAACTTCGCGATTCCTCGGTCGATGACGATGGTTTGAAAGTCATCTCGCAATTGCCTGCCGTGACGCACGTCGATATTTCGGAATGCCGTTTGGCATCTCCCGAAGGCATCGCTCAGTTGGGCAAATTGACCGGTTTGACTTACCTTGGGCTCTGGGAAACCAAAACCAACGATGAGACCTTGGCCGGATTTGGCGACTTGGTCAATTTGGAAGAGTTGAATCTGAAGTCCACCGCGGTGACCGATGAATCTTTGCCCGTGCTAATGAAGATGACCAAGTTGAAAACGTTGAATGTTGCTGGAACGCAACTCGGTGACGACAGTTTCCTTGAGTTGGCAAAGCTTCCTAATCTGAAGAGCATGAACGTTGCCAACACCAGCATCGGATTCGATGTCATCGACACGTTGGCTGAGAATCATCCCGACCTCCAAGTCATTGAGTTTGAAAACTGA
- a CDS encoding sulfatase-like hydrolase/transferase, whose product MRPLSPVLRWLPLTALLTLACVSSATANERPNFLVIVVDDQSPLDLKIYNPDSPLDTPNIDRLAASGMVFDGAHHMGAWSGAVCTPSRHMIMTGRTVWHLPQRRPKNAKQRNQNQSVRYPDEKLAPEDLPEYTMAAIFNRAGYDTMRTCKKGNSYPAANEKFTVVHDATKRSGTEESGSAWHGKQVLEYLDKRDAAADEDPFLIYFGFSHPHDTRDGTPELLAKYGATNHTDRDTLPPANPKQPPLPPNHLEAHPFHHGHPNLRDEVSVKGVWDRRDERTIRNELGREFACSENIDIQIGKVLRRLEEMGELDNTYIVYTSDHGMAIGRHGLQGKQNLYEHTWRVPFIIQGPGIPKGKRAIGNLYLLDLLPTLVDLAKIDPPETLEGQSLQPVLRGEKDVLRDVLYGVYCGGTKPGMRSVKKGDWKLIKYDALDGKVRETQLFNLAANPLEYLPEHKRESELETDLAEDPAYAEKRQELEALLLSEMQRLDDPYRLWDQPQDTSINP is encoded by the coding sequence ATGCGTCCACTCAGCCCCGTCCTCCGATGGCTTCCTTTGACTGCGTTGCTCACCCTCGCATGCGTTTCGTCAGCCACCGCTAATGAACGCCCCAACTTTCTAGTGATCGTGGTCGATGATCAATCGCCACTGGACCTGAAAATTTACAACCCGGATTCGCCGCTCGACACACCCAACATCGATCGTTTGGCTGCGTCAGGGATGGTGTTCGATGGCGCCCATCATATGGGTGCATGGTCAGGTGCCGTCTGCACTCCGTCACGCCACATGATCATGACGGGACGAACCGTTTGGCACCTTCCGCAACGACGCCCCAAAAACGCGAAGCAACGCAATCAAAACCAAAGCGTCCGCTACCCCGACGAAAAGCTGGCTCCGGAAGACCTGCCCGAATACACCATGGCAGCGATCTTCAATCGGGCGGGTTACGACACCATGCGAACCTGCAAAAAGGGCAACAGCTACCCGGCAGCCAACGAAAAATTCACCGTCGTGCATGATGCAACCAAGCGTAGCGGAACCGAGGAATCAGGCAGCGCATGGCATGGCAAACAAGTTTTGGAATACCTCGACAAGCGCGATGCGGCTGCGGACGAAGATCCGTTCTTGATCTACTTTGGTTTCTCGCATCCTCACGACACGCGAGACGGAACCCCTGAATTGCTGGCCAAGTATGGAGCCACCAATCATACCGATCGCGATACGCTGCCTCCCGCGAATCCGAAGCAACCACCGTTGCCACCGAACCATTTGGAAGCTCACCCGTTTCATCATGGACACCCCAATCTTCGCGATGAAGTCAGTGTGAAAGGCGTGTGGGATCGTCGCGACGAACGAACGATTCGCAACGAGCTCGGTCGAGAATTTGCTTGCAGTGAAAACATCGATATTCAAATTGGGAAGGTGCTTCGTCGGCTCGAAGAGATGGGCGAACTAGACAACACCTACATCGTTTACACGTCCGATCATGGGATGGCGATTGGGCGTCATGGCCTGCAAGGGAAACAGAATCTCTACGAACACACTTGGCGAGTTCCGTTCATCATCCAGGGGCCTGGCATTCCCAAGGGGAAACGTGCCATTGGCAATTTGTACCTGCTCGATTTATTGCCTACTTTGGTTGATCTCGCGAAAATTGATCCGCCTGAGACACTGGAAGGGCAATCTCTGCAACCGGTCCTCCGCGGCGAAAAAGACGTCCTTCGCGATGTCCTCTATGGCGTCTACTGCGGCGGAACCAAACCGGGCATGCGAAGCGTGAAGAAGGGCGACTGGAAACTGATCAAGTACGACGCGTTAGACGGCAAAGTCCGCGAAACCCAATTGTTCAATTTGGCTGCCAACCCACTGGAATATCTGCCCGAACACAAACGAGAGTCGGAACTCGAAACGGACTTAGCAGAAGATCCAGCTTACGCTGAGAAACGCCAGGAACTGGAGGCGTTGTTGCTGTCGGAGATGCAGCGTTTGGACGACCCGTATCGTCTTTGGGACCAACCCCAAGACACATCGATCAATCCCTGA